TATGGAGCATTACCCGGACAGGGAGTTGGGTTTCAGGGAGAAGAGGGCATATCGTTTTTTTTCCTGCAATCGTGTTGACACTGGTTTGCAGAAGACCGTTTGTGTTCCTAGGTATTGGCTTCCACCCGCCAAGTACATATTGGCGAATGGACCGCTGTCTGCTGTCGGCTTATGTCATACCCACCCACTTGGTATGGATGTGAGCTGATAGCCATGTGACTCTCTTTTTATTCTGCTTTGTCTTATTCTGCTTTATCTTATGCTTTCTTTCTGCTTGCTTAGTTCTTCTTCTGTTTTCATTGACAGGTTTGCATACCCTTGACTTCCTTAAGCTTGGTTTGGGCAAGGACGGTCGACCCACAACCAATACGCCTGATATTCCTCGGGGCGTCTTTTCTACTATTTCTACTTATTCTTCCACAGCCAATCGTAAGCGTTCTCTTGCCAGGGAAGAACCTACGACTGAGTCCCCTGCTAAAAAGACGAGAGCGTTGAACTCAATACCGGCTCCAAAACCGATAAGTATTCGCGATCCGGCCTCTCGTAGCACGGCTGGCTGGAGTGTAGACGATCCTCCAAGACAACCATTTTCCGGTGTTCAACCTGCTGCTGGTACTTCTAACATGGCTGGTGGATTTCAATCTTTAGATTGCGGTCGGGGTGCCTCGCAAACCGGTAGGCGGGAACGCAATCGTACTGCACCTTATACTCGTCCGACCACGTCTCGCCGTCATACATCTCGTGTGCACGGGTCTGGCGAGCAGACGAGTGCTGCTGTGCAAAAGGTGTCAGACCTTCCTGTGGAGCAGGATGCAGGTGTGTTAAATTCTTCTGAAGTTCCGATTGTGCAGATTGATGCCGCAATTGTGGATATTAGGGACACTCCTTCGCATCATGAGGATCAGGAGGTGAACAATACTGATGTTGGTATGTTAGATAACCCCCTCATTCCTCCTCCTACCCATGTCGCGCAATCTGCTTATATAAGGCCTAGTCAGAGTGCCGGCACCAGTAGTTTGCACATGGGTTTGTTTGTTCGGCCTGAAGAGTGGATAGAGATTACTCCCGTCCTTTTGACTCCGAACAAGAAAAAATGTTTCGAAGTTCCTCCTGGCAACCCTGATGAACCTTGGGATCCGAAGATTGATCTCCTTCGTGGTGAGTCCATTCTTACTGATGACTGCCGATTTGGTGGTTGTATGGGGTGGAGAGCTCTGAAGGGTTTGGCTACTCCTCGCGATACTCCTGCCGTTAAGATAGATGCACCAGCTGCTCAGCACATGAATGACATGTATAAGGTATGCTTTCTGCACATGGTCGcagttttatgtttttattttcattACTGACTTTCTGTGGTTTCAGGCGGTGAACTCTGGTGTTGAGTTGGTGAAGCTTTATGTCTGCTACCAGAAAGAGAATGCTGCTCTTAAGCAAGCTCAAGCTTAATGGATTAAAGAGAAAAAGCAGTCGGAGGAGGATCATGCTAAGGTTGCCACTGAGCTAGAAACTGTCAAGCAGCGCAATCTGAAGTTGGAGAGTGTATCTGCTGAATTAGATGCTGAGAAGAAGAGAACTGAGGAGTTGAGCAGTCAACTGGGGGAGGTTGATGCCAAGATGAAGGAAGCGTACTGCACAAGGGAGAGTCTCaaattggcgctagaaggaggggaatCACCCAACCTTATGAAAACAGTCATCATGGATACCTCTGCAACCAGCCACAAAAAACCCAAGAAAAATCCTGGCCTTTCCCAAGCGGTGGCGATCGTCACCACTGCTACAAACAGCCAAGTCACATCCGCACCCCACCCCATAAGCAACCCTGCTCCCAAAACACTCAAATCCCAGATAAACACTCCCTAGGGTCTTGAGGACCCGAACAAAGTCATCGTGGAGGATGAAACATCCCTGGAGGAAAGAGCGCAGAATTCCCCCAGCCCTCCACCTATCCAAAGTAGTATGTCGAAGCTATCTCAAAGGTTCACACCGCAGCAACTCCTGACGGCTTCGGCAGTCATGAAGGCGATGGCCGAGTTGTCTTCGGGAGGTAAAGAGGGAAGTCAAGCCGTTGTTGTCGGCTCCCAACCCAGCCAAATGCCCATCCGAAATCTTTACGAAACTCTGGAACAAGAGGTAAGACTGCAGTGCAGTCTGAACCCCATCAAATCCGCCATGAGTCGGGAAGCGGAAAAAGGCACACTTCCAAGCACAGAGAGAGATCGGCTAGGCGCAGGGAATCGGTCTCCAGGCAGGAAGAATCCATCCCAGCTAGCAGAGAACCCACACCTTATCAGGAGGAGTATATCGTGCAATCTCCCCAACCTGAGTGGGACAGATACGAAAGATACAGGCCCTACCCTGAGATGACGAGACGCACCATCCATCCAAAAGACTCTCCCTTGTGCAGGGGTATCCTCGAGCAGCCCATGGAGAAGGTAAAAATGCCTACTTGCAAATACAATGGAACAACAGACCCTGAAAATCACTCCACCGCATTCGAACAGCATATGATGTTGTATTCAAACTCGGATGCCATATGGTGTAAAGTATTCCAAACCACCTTGTCGGGGGTGGCAGCAGATTGGTATAAGAAATTGCCTGCAGGATCGATATTCAGCTTCAGGCAGATACAGGAAGATTTTGTGAGACGTTTCATCAGTAACGTGGAGAGAAAGAAAACTTCGGGAGAACTGATGTCGATTTCCCAAAGGCCAAAAGAGCCTCTGAGAGAATATCTCACTCGTTTTAACAATGAGTCCATTACCATACCAGATCTGCAGCAAGAGATAGCAGTTCTAGCTCTGCTGAGAGGAATGCAAGAGTGCGAGTTCAAAAGATACCTGGGGAGAAAGTCCTTCACCAATTTGGGAGAAGCGTTGAAAAAAGCTAACGAATATATCAGAAGCGACGAGCTGATGCTCATATCACACCCCTCTATGGGAGGTCAAGTATCCCAACCGGCTAGAAAGGATCAGGGCCTTTCGCAACAACACAACTTCAAAAAAGATCAGGGCAGAAAGGAGAGCTACCAATCCCGAGGAAACTTTCAGGCCAGACAATCGATAGGGGCCTATCAGGTTTACACCCCGCTCAATACGGCCAGGGCAACCATTTACGCGGTTAACAAATCGGTGGCTTGGAGGAAGCCGCTGCCCCTAGACGCTCCAGGCAACACAAAAAACTTTTGCGCTTTTCATAACGACCACGGCCATTATACGGAGCACTGCAAAGAATTGAAAGACAACATAGAGGAGTTGGTAAGAAAGGGATACTTATCCCAATACAAAGCCCGTCTGGATAACAATGGCGGGAATGGAAGGCAGCAGAACTCGCAACAGCACACTCCCTATGTGCCCACTCAGCCAGGATACAATCAAACTGCCGGCAGAATTGAGCAGGCACCAACTGTCCGACAGGAAACCAGATCACAACCAGAATCAAGTACCCAGGGGGCAGATAGGGGGAAGAGGCCCACTATATGGGTCATTTCAGGAGGACCGGTGCACGGAGGGACCATCAGTGGGGCCGTGCGGAGTTTGGAAGAACACCGACACCTTGTAAGTTATCACAGCACACGAAAATGGCCAGAACCACTCAGCCGACCGATTGCGTCGTTTACCTCAGAAGACTGCAGAGGCATAATATACCCCCACGACGATCCGTTGGTGCTCGAGTTGGAGATAGCCAACTTCCCGGTCAAGAGATGCCTCATCGACGGGGGCAGTTCGGCAAACATCTTATTCTGGGAAGCCTTCACCCAGCTGAATATTGAATATCACGAATTGACAAGAGTCAAATACCCCGTCATCGGATTCTCGGGAGCTACTGTTTATCCAGAAGGCAGTATCCGGTTGCCTGTACGAATGGGGAAGGGTACGTCTGCAAGAGATCTAATGGTGGATTTCCTAGTGATAAAGGTACCTGCGGCATATAATGTAATTATAGGCCGACCCTTCGTTCATGATGCACAGGCTGTAGTCTCAACTTACCATCTCACAATGGTGTACCTTTCAAATCTAGAACGAACCGAAAGGGTGCATGGCAGCCAGGAAACGGCCAGGTCGTGTTATCTGACAGCGCTGAAagcgccaggtaggatggttcCAAAAACAAATCTAACCAGAGAAGCAAGCATACCAGCTAAGAGGCAGAGGGGGGACCTCAGCATGGAAAATTTTGATGAGAGGCCGACCGGAATCCCACGACCAGCGGCCGAAGGAGAGACAAAGGAGATAGAACTGACAAAAGGGGTCCCTGAGAGAACAGTAAGAATAGGAGCTGATATGGAAATAGATTCGCAAGTCAACTTAATCAGCTTGCTGAGAGAACATGCAGATGTGTTTGCCTTTTCGGCGGACGAAATGCCCGGTATCGACCCGGATGTAATCGTGCATCGTTTGAACGTCGACAAAGCAGTAAGGCCGGTAAAGCAAAAGAAGCGCAATTTCTCCAACGAGAAGAATCTAGCTATACAAGAAGAAGTAAAGAAGCTGCTGGAAGCAGGGTTCATAGAAGCTTGCGACTACCCCGAGTGGTTAGCAAATGTGGTCATGGTAAAAAAATCAAACGGCAGCTGGAGAATGTGCGTGGACTTCACCAACCTGAATAGGGCTTgtcccaaagactgctatccttTGCCACGGATAGATAGATTAGTGGACTCAACCAGTGGGCACGCTTTGCTGAGTTTcttggatgccttttcagggtaTCATCAAATCAGTTTGCATAAGGCCGATAGGAAGAAAGCTGCTTTCATTACCGACACGGGGGTTTTCAGTTACAGGGCTATGCctttcggactgaagaacgcgggTGCAACTTATCAGAAGCTGGTAGACAGGGTATTTTCCTCCCAAAAAGGGAGAAACATAGAAGTATATGTGGATGACTCAATCGTGAAGAGCAGATTGGCCAAGGACCATGTCGACGACCTGAGAGAGACGTTCGAAACTCTGAGAAAATTCAAGATGAAGTTAAACCCGAAGAAGTGCGTTTTCGGGGTTCGATCAGGAAAATTTCTAGGTTTCTTGGtaagcgaaagaggaattgatgctaATCCAGACAAAGTGGAAGCAATCATGAACCTACCAGAGCCGACATGTATAAAAGATGTACAGAGGCTGACAGGGAAAATGGCCGCCTTAACACGATTCATCAGCAAATCAGCAGATAAGTCATTGCCGTTCTTCAACGTTTTGAAAATGAACAAGAAGTTCAAATGGGGAGAGACGGAAAAGACAGCATTCGAGGCTGTAAAACAACACTTACAAATCCCGCCCACGATAGCAAGACCAGAGGAAGGAGATACTCTGCAGTTATATATATCGGCCTCCCATTATACCATTGCTGCAGTTCTGATCGTCGAAAAAGACAGAACACAGATCCCGATTTACTTTGTTAGCCACATTCTGCAATCAGCGGAGAAATGTTACCCATTAATAGAAAAGTTGGGGTTCGCAGTGTTGACTGCAGCCAGAAAATTGAGACCTTACTTCGACGCGCATGGAATCGAAGTCCTCACGAATTTCCCTCTTGAAAGAGCCATGCAGAAAATGGACACGTCGGGTAGACTCTTGAAGTGGGCAATTGAGCTGTCAGAATTTCACATGGAATATCGGCCTCGCATAGCCATCAAGGCGCAAGCTCTGTCGGACTTCATTGTCGAAGCATCTTATCATGAGGAGGAGTTGGACGAAGGAAAGTGGGAAGTAGCAGTAGATGGCTCCGTCACCAGGTCAGGGTCAGGAGCCGGAGTTATAACCACTGCACCAGATGGAAATACTTTCGAATACGCCATAAAATTCTCATTTCAAGCATCGAACAAcgaagccgaatatgaagccgcAATCGCAGGCGTACAAATTTGTGAATCGGCAGGGGCTAGCAAGGTTATCTTGACCACTGACTCACAGTTAGTCGCAAATCAGTTCTCGGGGGAATACGAAGCGAAGGAAGAGTCCATGAAAAGGTATGCCGAGAGGTTAAAGCAGGCAGTGGCACAACTAGAAAGCTTCGAAATAAAGTTAGTGCCTCGATCAGAAAATACATTGGCAGACTCTCTGTCGAAGCTAGCCAGCTCAAGTGCGTTGACAAAAACGGTGATGGTTGAGGTCATGC
This Spinacia oleracea cultivar Varoflay chromosome 6, BTI_SOV_V1, whole genome shotgun sequence DNA region includes the following protein-coding sequences:
- the LOC110802431 gene encoding uncharacterized protein encodes the protein MTRRTIHPKDSPLCRGILEQPMEKVKMPTCKYNGTTDPENHSTAFEQHMMLYSNSDAIWCKVFQTTLSGVAADWYKKLPAGSIFSFRQIQEDFVRRFISNVERKKTSGELMSISQRPKEPLREYLTRFNNESITIPDLQQEIAVLALLRGMQECEFKRYLGRKSFTNLGEALKKANEYIRSDELMLISHPSMGGQVSQPARKDQGLSQQHNFKKDQGRKESYQSRGNFQARQSIGAYQVYTPLNTARATIYAVNKSVAWRKPLPLDAPGNTKNFCAFHNDHGHYTEHCKELKDNIEELVRKGYLSQYKARLDNNGGNGRQQNSQQHTPYVPTQPGYNQTAGRIEQAPTVRQETRSQPESSTQGADRGKRPTIWVISGGPVHGGTISGAVRSLEEHRHLVSYHSTRKWPEPLSRPIASFTSEDCRGIIYPHDDPLVLELEIANFPVKRCLIDGGSSANILFWEAFTQLNIEYHELTRVKYPVIGFSGATVYPEGSIRLPVRMGKGTSARDLMVDFLVIKVPAAYNVIIGRPFVHDAQAVVSTYHLTMVYLSNLERTERVHGSQETARSCYLTALKAPGRMVPKTNLTREASIPAKRQRGDLSMENFDERPTGIPRPAAEGETKEIELTKGVPERTVRIGADMEIDSQVNLISLLREHADVFAFSADEMPGIDPDVIVHRLNVDKAVRPVKQKKRNFSNEKNLAIQEEVKKLLEAGFIEACDYPEWLANVVMVKKSNGSWRMCVDFTNLNRACPKDCYPLPRIDRLVDSTSGHALLSFLDAFSGYHQISLHKADRKKAAFITDTGVFSYRAMPFGLKNAGATYQKLVDRVFSSQKGRNIEVYVDDSIVKSRLAKDHVDDLRETFETLRKFKMKLNPKKCVFGVRSGKFLGFLVSERGIDANPDKVEAIMNLPEPTCIKDVQRLTGKMAALTRFISKSADKSLPFFNVLKMNKKFKWGETEKTAFEAVKQHLQIPPTIARPEEGDTLQLYISASHYTIAAVLIVEKDRTQIPIYFVSHILQSAEKCYPLIEKLGFAVLTAARKLRPYFDAHGIEVLTNFPLERAMQKMDTSGRLLKWAIELSEFHMEYRPRIAIKAQALSDFIVEASYHEEELDEGKWEVAVDGSVTRSGSGAGVITTAPDGNTFEYAIKFSFQASNNEAEYEAAIAGVQICESAGASKVILTTDSQLVANQFSGEYEAKEESMKRYAERLKQAVAQLESFEIKLVPRSENTLADSLSKLASSSALTKTVMVEVMHRRSTEVSGKELMVIANNPEWYDTMSAYKRDGSLPADKIEARKVTRNSCWFVIIRGQLYKRAFSLPLMRCISAYESARLIEEIHEGTCGNHLGGKSLALICQHQGYYWPTMLSDA